In one window of Candidatus Zixiibacteriota bacterium DNA:
- a CDS encoding DUF2250 domain-containing protein, with translation MSIQPDPSYIPAMTDAPPTKENYALSKCCSPKPDCEIVGYYSHDGKLLKVHRADCDNLQKADQTRLVSLAWPEILAEKPFTPEDDYRDLDELDFRILAHHDQYGVDYSLAMARLVGVDKQTVFERHRKLRGMKLLKRVEPVMIQYRKGVVDNKWIKHRNHTYYDLTAKGNKYLGYWGRHQS, from the coding sequence TTGTCGATCCAACCTGATCCGAGCTATATTCCGGCTATGACCGATGCTCCACCAACCAAAGAAAACTATGCGCTCTCAAAGTGCTGTTCGCCAAAGCCGGATTGCGAAATAGTCGGATACTACAGCCACGATGGAAAGTTGCTGAAAGTCCATCGGGCGGATTGCGACAATTTGCAAAAGGCCGATCAAACGCGATTGGTCTCTCTGGCCTGGCCGGAAATCCTGGCCGAAAAACCGTTCACACCAGAAGACGACTACCGTGATCTGGACGAGCTGGACTTCCGCATCCTGGCCCACCACGACCAATACGGGGTCGACTACTCGCTGGCCATGGCTCGTCTGGTGGGTGTCGACAAGCAAACGGTTTTCGAACGCCATCGCAAACTGCGCGGCATGAAACTGCTGAAACGAGTGGAGCCGGTGATGATCCAGTATCGCAAGGGCGTGGTCGACAATAAGTGGATCAAACACCGCAATCACACCTACTACGATCTGACCGCCAAAGGGAATAAGTACCTCGGCTATTGGGGAAGACATCAAAGCTGA
- a CDS encoding zinc-dependent metalloprotease, producing the protein MQLRRIFEITLVAITLLAFVGNVDAKRRVRTFGDKEKSSETTKNKKDTKKTDEKPFAEMIKDKVAIEGLFTFYHDTIDNSYLMAVKPEQFGPIYLLGLTRSASEGAYFDNGTMSSTFPFFFKRVGKKIMLMEKNLRFRADESSPLKRALDRAVSDHLRSSTTVASKPDDSTGAILVKPAEFFLKDITNIGYYMNRGLKTGLSFDKGNSYFETVKGFPENTEIDVRLHFKTSKPISASTMQNPYSMFHVYHYSLSSLPETDYMPRLADDRIGHFQTIYQDYTNLDEETPYVRYVERWHLKKKDPTAALSEPVEPIVFWVENTVPEEYRPAVVDAIEFWNPAFEKIGFKNALVAKQMPDTADWDPADTRYNVVRWMIIPGGSYAVGPSRANPFTGQIYDADIRFSSDWVRYMYNRMEYFIDPVSFDGSTPGETGFDEVAPELEGINNYRMCNYGAEAAKEAAFASAYLSVATDDLADKDEAIKKYVRTYITEILAHEVGHTLGLRHNFKASSVYTLDQINDTEFAREHGTICSIMDYGPPNIAGPGRVQGDFYSTIPGAYDDWMVEYAYSEFDAATPKEELPMLAVIAGKAAKPELAYGTDEDAFGWSTRSVDPYCNLHDAGNDPLGFALHRISLTRELWHNSIPTFEKPGARYQKLYGAFLAGWRSYGELALIAPKYVGGITRNNLHVGDAPGKPPFEVVPASDQRRAVAALRDHLFAANVFDLPDGLLNKLQPERFPDFAFSVYGRSVDYPFHQRVLAAQNTALARLYSSAVIGRLLNNVDRFGADEDKYTMHDMFTEVRRAIWSEVTGPANVNSFRRQLQLAHLTRIIGIYLSLPSQYPSDARTLAANDLDILSRAARSAAGAGNLNAMSRAHYKEVVRQIEAASNASHYYGSSVIRR; encoded by the coding sequence ATGCAGTTGAGGAGAATCTTCGAGATCACGCTGGTCGCAATTACGCTCCTGGCGTTCGTCGGCAATGTCGATGCCAAGCGCCGCGTGCGAACTTTCGGTGACAAAGAGAAGTCATCGGAAACGACCAAGAATAAGAAAGACACCAAGAAGACAGACGAAAAACCGTTTGCCGAGATGATCAAAGACAAGGTGGCTATTGAGGGTCTGTTCACGTTCTATCATGACACGATCGACAACAGTTACCTGATGGCTGTCAAGCCGGAACAGTTTGGCCCCATCTATCTGCTGGGACTTACCCGTTCGGCATCGGAAGGCGCCTATTTTGACAATGGCACAATGTCGAGCACTTTTCCCTTTTTCTTCAAGCGCGTCGGCAAAAAAATCATGCTGATGGAAAAGAACCTTCGTTTTCGAGCCGATGAAAGTTCACCACTTAAACGAGCCCTGGACAGAGCCGTTTCCGACCATCTGCGGTCATCGACCACGGTTGCTTCCAAACCGGATGACTCGACCGGCGCTATCTTAGTAAAACCGGCGGAGTTTTTCCTCAAAGACATCACCAATATCGGGTATTACATGAATCGGGGACTTAAGACAGGTCTGAGTTTCGACAAAGGAAACAGCTATTTCGAGACAGTGAAGGGTTTCCCCGAGAATACCGAGATCGATGTGCGGTTGCACTTCAAGACCAGCAAACCGATCTCGGCGTCAACTATGCAGAATCCGTACAGCATGTTCCACGTCTATCATTATTCGCTGTCGTCACTGCCGGAAACCGATTATATGCCTCGTCTGGCCGATGACCGCATCGGCCACTTCCAAACCATCTATCAGGACTACACCAACCTCGACGAAGAGACACCTTACGTTCGCTATGTCGAGCGCTGGCACCTCAAGAAAAAAGACCCCACCGCCGCTCTCTCTGAGCCGGTGGAACCGATTGTATTTTGGGTAGAGAACACTGTTCCCGAAGAGTACCGACCGGCAGTGGTGGATGCGATTGAATTCTGGAATCCAGCCTTTGAAAAGATCGGTTTCAAGAACGCACTGGTGGCCAAACAGATGCCGGACACGGCCGACTGGGACCCCGCCGACACTCGCTATAATGTCGTTCGCTGGATGATCATTCCCGGTGGTTCCTATGCCGTCGGTCCCAGCCGCGCCAATCCGTTTACCGGACAAATCTATGATGCCGACATCAGGTTCTCTTCGGACTGGGTGCGCTACATGTACAATCGGATGGAGTATTTCATCGATCCGGTTTCGTTTGATGGTTCCACACCCGGAGAGACCGGATTCGACGAGGTTGCACCGGAGCTTGAGGGTATTAACAACTATCGCATGTGCAACTACGGCGCCGAGGCGGCCAAAGAGGCGGCCTTTGCGTCTGCTTATCTCAGTGTAGCGACGGACGACCTGGCCGACAAGGATGAGGCGATCAAGAAGTACGTGCGCACCTACATCACAGAGATTCTCGCCCATGAAGTAGGCCACACTCTGGGACTCAGGCACAATTTCAAAGCGTCCAGTGTCTACACCCTGGATCAGATCAACGATACGGAGTTTGCACGTGAGCACGGCACCATCTGTTCGATAATGGACTACGGTCCGCCCAACATCGCCGGGCCGGGTCGTGTACAGGGTGATTTCTACTCGACAATACCGGGCGCCTACGACGACTGGATGGTTGAATATGCTTATTCGGAATTCGATGCCGCCACGCCGAAGGAAGAACTTCCCATGCTGGCCGTGATAGCCGGTAAAGCCGCCAAACCGGAATTGGCCTATGGCACCGATGAAGATGCTTTTGGCTGGAGTACGCGTTCGGTGGACCCCTATTGTAACCTGCATGATGCCGGTAACGACCCGCTTGGTTTCGCTCTGCACCGGATAAGTCTTACTCGTGAACTCTGGCACAACAGTATACCGACCTTTGAAAAACCCGGCGCGCGCTACCAAAAACTGTACGGCGCCTTCCTGGCCGGATGGCGTTCCTACGGCGAGCTGGCCTTGATCGCACCCAAGTATGTGGGCGGCATAACGCGTAACAATCTCCACGTCGGCGATGCACCCGGCAAGCCGCCGTTTGAAGTTGTCCCGGCTTCCGACCAGCGGCGAGCGGTGGCCGCGTTGCGCGATCATTTGTTTGCGGCCAATGTATTCGATCTGCCCGATGGACTTTTGAACAAACTGCAGCCGGAGCGTTTCCCGGACTTTGCCTTCTCTGTGTATGGAAGATCGGTGGACTATCCTTTCCATCAGCGGGTGCTGGCGGCTCAGAACACAGCCCTGGCCAGATTGTACAGCTCGGCCGTCATCGGACGGCTGTTGAACAACGTCGACCGGTTCGGCGCCGACGAGGACAAGTACACCATGCATGACATGTTCACCGAGGTGCGTCGAGCTATCTGGAGTGAGGTCACGGGGCCTGCAAACGTCAACAGTTTCCGACGTCAGTTACAGCTTGCCCATCTCACCCGGATCATCGGTATATATTTGAGCCTGCCATCGCAGTATCCGTCGGATGCGCGCACCCTGGCCGCCAACGACCTGGATATTCTCAGTAGAGCGGCGCGAAGCGCGGCCGGTGCCGGCAACCTCAATGCTATGTCTCGGGCGCACTACAAAGAGGTGGTTCGCCAGATCGAAGCGGCCAGCAACGCCAGCCATTACTACGGTTCGAGTGTGATAAGGCGGTAG
- a CDS encoding TIGR00730 family Rossman fold protein, translated as MAKKKPPDIEKLQARLERSPAYKVAYYDKGFISEDYSRPVRLQMELMKPEILLQDQKIKSTLVVFGGTRIVEPKDAKAGVKTAEARLRRKPSDGTLKRKLHIAKNILAKSRFYDEAREFGRLVSEENRPNHENEYVIVTGGGPGVMEAANRGAFDVGAKTVGMNITLPEEQEPNPYITPELCFKFHYFAIRKMHFMLRAKALVAFPGGYGTLDELFEALTLVQTEKVAPLPIVLFGEEYWRSLIDFEFLVRQGTIAPEDIELFVYADKAVDAWNYIKAFYNVPNGDV; from the coding sequence ATGGCTAAAAAGAAACCACCTGATATAGAGAAACTGCAAGCTCGCCTGGAACGCTCACCTGCCTACAAGGTAGCATACTACGATAAGGGTTTCATCTCCGAAGATTATTCGCGTCCGGTTCGGCTACAGATGGAGTTGATGAAACCGGAAATCCTGCTGCAGGACCAGAAGATCAAATCCACCTTGGTAGTCTTCGGCGGAACCAGGATAGTGGAGCCGAAAGATGCCAAAGCCGGGGTCAAAACAGCCGAAGCCAGACTGCGCCGAAAGCCTTCCGACGGTACTCTCAAAAGAAAACTGCACATCGCAAAGAATATTCTGGCCAAGTCGCGATTCTATGATGAAGCGCGCGAGTTCGGACGCCTGGTGTCTGAGGAAAACCGGCCCAACCACGAGAATGAATACGTCATCGTGACCGGCGGCGGACCCGGTGTCATGGAGGCGGCCAACCGGGGCGCCTTCGATGTCGGCGCCAAGACGGTCGGTATGAACATCACCTTACCGGAAGAACAGGAACCGAATCCCTACATCACGCCGGAGCTATGTTTTAAGTTCCACTACTTTGCGATTCGCAAGATGCATTTCATGCTGCGGGCCAAGGCGCTGGTGGCTTTCCCCGGCGGCTACGGCACTCTGGATGAATTGTTCGAAGCGCTGACTTTGGTGCAGACAGAAAAGGTGGCACCGTTGCCGATCGTATTGTTTGGCGAGGAATACTGGCGTTCGTTGATCGACTTCGAGTTCCTGGTGCGGCAGGGTACGATCGCGCCTGAGGATATCGAACTATTTGTCTACGCCGACAAAGCGGTCGATGCCTGGAACTACATTAAAGCCTTCTACAACGTCCCCAACGGCGACGTGTAA
- a CDS encoding ATP-dependent 6-phosphofructokinase, which produces MNKEIRRIGVLTGGGDCPGLNAVIRAIVKTAHNDYDLEVIGFSDGYEGLIENRYRRIDLGDASGILAQGGTILGTSNRADPFNFPVLQGEEYIYLDRSSQAVRNFESLGLDALIAIGGDGTMAASAGMMKLGLPIVGVPKTIDNDLFGTEVTFGFDSACVTATDAIDKIHTTAQSHHRVMIVEVMGRYAGWLALCSGLAGGGDIVLLPEFPYDIEAVCDAVRTRNARGKNFSIVVVGEGSSPVGGEMTVARTIATSPDAKRLGGVSHGVAAQVEGLTNIECRVTILGHLLRGGSPSAFDRLLATRYGVESVHLVARGEVGRMVGLQNQQMISVPIEDVAGKVRTVAPDHPLLKVAQSLGICLGVSSSVPLEEHFKDPVAS; this is translated from the coding sequence ATGAACAAGGAAATCAGAAGAATCGGCGTTCTCACCGGCGGAGGCGATTGCCCGGGTCTGAATGCTGTCATCAGAGCTATTGTCAAGACGGCTCACAACGATTACGACCTCGAAGTAATCGGCTTTTCCGACGGTTACGAGGGCTTGATTGAGAACCGCTACCGTCGGATCGATCTGGGTGATGCGTCCGGAATCCTGGCCCAAGGGGGCACTATTCTGGGGACATCCAACCGCGCCGACCCCTTCAATTTTCCGGTGCTCCAGGGGGAGGAGTATATTTACCTTGATCGATCCAGCCAGGCCGTGCGCAATTTCGAATCACTGGGTCTTGACGCCCTGATCGCTATCGGCGGCGATGGCACTATGGCCGCCTCGGCCGGTATGATGAAATTGGGGCTCCCTATAGTCGGTGTCCCCAAGACTATCGACAATGATCTCTTTGGCACCGAGGTGACCTTCGGATTCGATTCCGCCTGCGTGACCGCAACCGATGCTATCGACAAAATCCACACCACGGCGCAATCCCACCATCGGGTCATGATCGTCGAAGTTATGGGGCGTTATGCCGGCTGGTTGGCGCTTTGCTCAGGCCTGGCCGGCGGCGGCGACATTGTCCTGTTGCCGGAGTTTCCTTATGACATTGAGGCGGTGTGCGATGCCGTGCGAACACGCAATGCACGCGGTAAGAATTTTTCGATCGTGGTGGTCGGCGAAGGTTCCTCACCGGTCGGCGGCGAGATGACCGTGGCGCGCACCATTGCCACCTCGCCGGATGCCAAGCGGCTCGGCGGTGTATCGCACGGTGTCGCCGCCCAGGTAGAAGGTCTGACCAATATCGAATGCCGGGTTACTATTCTGGGCCATCTGCTTCGGGGTGGTTCGCCCAGCGCTTTTGATCGACTGTTGGCTACGCGCTATGGTGTGGAATCTGTCCACTTGGTTGCTCGCGGCGAGGTTGGTCGGATGGTCGGCCTGCAAAACCAACAGATGATATCGGTGCCGATAGAAGATGTGGCCGGAAAAGTCCGCACCGTGGCGCCCGACCATCCCCTTCTGAAAGTGGCGCAATCACTCGGTATCTGCCTGGGCGTGTCATCGTCGGTACCGCTGGAAGAACATTTCAAGGACCCGGTCGCGTCGTGA
- the glgP gene encoding alpha-glucan family phosphorylase has product MRVKQFLVLPRLPKRIHALQELAQNLWYSWNWDLVKLFIRLDPEMWEACYQNPVKMLSRLPQEKLEKAAKDDGFVASLDRVHQKYREYLDRKKWFEINYPDNNGGRLAYFSLEYGLDTGLPVYSGGLGVLSGDTLKSSSDLGLPVVAVGLLYRYGYFRQWLSSDGWQQERYEENDWYHMPVQLVKGPDEQPLRVGVEIDGTPVQIQIWKVMVGVTPLYLLDTNIGENPTKCREITSVLYGGDKDTRMRQEIVLGIGGVRALRAMGIQADAYHLNEGHSWFLTLERIRILMQEEHLTFAEASQYVWSSTVFTTHTPVPAGNERFDPVLVHRYLGKFVSELGLGWKDFLALGRVFPNDEAEPFCMTVAALKLAAFANGVSQLHGSVSRHMWHNIWPDLPTEEIPIGAITNGVHPGSWISHDQNELYESYFGPDYVEKPGQLDTWKLVHRIPDAELWRIHNRRRERLVFFARKRLKQQLMRRGASQLVIQRADQLLDPQILTIGFARRFSTYKRGNLIFSDPERLAKIVNSEDCPVQILVAGKAHPLDTPGKEIIKQMVEYTSEERFRHRVIFLEDYDINVARYLVQGVDVWLNNPRRPLEASGTSGMKAALNGALNLSILDGWWVEGYDDSTGFKIGNGEEYDNIETQDHFDAEMLYNTLEREVIPMYYERNEIGLPTQWLAKMKATIQMAGERFSTQRMLEDYTQQFYLPAIESGQRMREDQYRLTRETTAWISRVGSNWNKIGIRNVDVPELESTLFVGQKFPITIEVLLGDISPDDVEVQIISGRLNSHEKIQDFQPAAAVPTDAGSQPAEDGVYAFTGEVTCSESGRFGITARIIPKNQNLPHPFKPKLISWW; this is encoded by the coding sequence ATGCGAGTAAAACAGTTCCTGGTCCTGCCGCGACTACCAAAACGAATCCATGCACTTCAGGAACTGGCTCAGAATCTCTGGTATTCCTGGAACTGGGACCTGGTCAAGCTGTTTATCCGACTTGACCCGGAAATGTGGGAGGCATGCTACCAAAACCCGGTCAAGATGCTGTCACGATTACCTCAGGAAAAGCTTGAAAAGGCGGCCAAGGATGATGGCTTCGTAGCCAGTCTGGATCGTGTCCACCAGAAATATCGCGAGTATCTCGATCGCAAAAAGTGGTTCGAAATCAACTATCCCGATAACAACGGCGGACGGCTGGCCTATTTTTCACTCGAATACGGCTTGGACACCGGGCTGCCGGTTTATTCCGGCGGATTGGGCGTGCTTTCCGGTGATACCCTGAAGTCTTCCTCGGACCTGGGATTACCGGTCGTGGCCGTGGGTCTGCTTTACCGCTACGGCTACTTCCGTCAATGGCTCTCCAGCGACGGCTGGCAGCAGGAACGGTATGAAGAAAACGACTGGTACCACATGCCGGTACAACTGGTCAAGGGACCGGATGAACAGCCGCTCCGAGTCGGCGTTGAAATCGATGGTACACCGGTGCAGATTCAAATATGGAAAGTCATGGTCGGTGTAACGCCGCTGTATCTCTTGGACACGAACATCGGAGAAAACCCCACCAAGTGTCGCGAAATCACATCGGTACTTTACGGCGGCGACAAAGACACCCGTATGAGGCAGGAGATAGTTCTCGGTATCGGTGGCGTGCGGGCGCTACGGGCCATGGGGATACAGGCGGACGCCTATCATCTCAACGAAGGGCATTCCTGGTTTCTGACCCTGGAGCGCATCCGCATCCTGATGCAGGAGGAGCACCTCACATTTGCTGAAGCCTCGCAGTATGTCTGGTCGAGCACAGTCTTCACGACCCACACGCCGGTCCCGGCCGGCAACGAGAGATTCGACCCGGTGCTGGTACACAGGTATCTGGGCAAGTTCGTTTCCGAGTTGGGGCTGGGCTGGAAAGATTTCCTGGCTTTGGGGCGCGTTTTCCCCAACGATGAAGCCGAACCGTTCTGCATGACGGTAGCCGCCCTCAAACTGGCTGCCTTTGCCAACGGTGTGTCCCAACTGCACGGTAGTGTTTCGCGCCACATGTGGCACAACATCTGGCCGGACCTGCCCACCGAGGAGATACCTATCGGCGCCATTACCAACGGCGTGCATCCGGGGTCATGGATATCGCACGATCAAAACGAATTATACGAAAGTTATTTTGGCCCCGACTACGTTGAGAAGCCCGGACAATTGGATACCTGGAAACTGGTGCACCGCATCCCCGACGCTGAACTGTGGCGCATTCATAATCGCCGACGGGAACGTCTGGTGTTTTTTGCGCGCAAGCGGCTCAAACAGCAGTTGATGCGCCGTGGCGCCTCGCAATTGGTTATCCAGCGCGCCGATCAATTGCTCGACCCGCAGATATTGACCATCGGTTTCGCCCGGCGCTTCTCGACCTATAAACGCGGTAACCTGATTTTCTCCGACCCTGAGCGTCTGGCCAAGATCGTTAACTCAGAAGACTGTCCGGTGCAGATTCTCGTGGCCGGCAAAGCGCATCCTTTGGACACGCCCGGCAAAGAAATCATCAAACAGATGGTCGAGTATACTTCCGAGGAACGCTTCAGGCATCGCGTTATCTTCCTTGAGGACTACGACATTAACGTCGCCCGTTACCTTGTCCAGGGTGTCGATGTCTGGCTGAACAACCCCCGGCGTCCTTTGGAAGCTTCCGGCACCTCCGGCATGAAAGCAGCGTTGAACGGCGCCCTCAATCTGTCGATCCTCGACGGCTGGTGGGTCGAAGGATACGATGACAGCACCGGTTTCAAAATCGGCAACGGCGAGGAGTACGATAATATTGAAACGCAGGATCATTTCGACGCTGAGATGCTGTACAACACGCTGGAGCGCGAAGTGATTCCTATGTACTATGAGCGCAACGAAATCGGTCTCCCCACCCAGTGGCTGGCCAAGATGAAAGCCACCATCCAGATGGCTGGTGAACGCTTTTCCACCCAGCGGATGCTCGAAGATTACACGCAGCAGTTTTATCTGCCCGCTATCGAATCGGGACAACGGATGCGTGAGGATCAGTACCGACTCACCCGCGAAACCACCGCCTGGATCAGCCGAGTCGGCAGCAACTGGAACAAGATCGGTATACGCAATGTCGATGTGCCCGAACTGGAATCGACCCTCTTTGTCGGACAGAAATTTCCGATCACCATCGAGGTCCTCCTGGGTGACATCAGTCCTGATGATGTCGAGGTGCAAATAATCTCCGGTCGACTGAATTCACACGAAAAGATTCAAGACTTCCAGCCGGCCGCAGCCGTGCCGACCGATGCCGGTAGTCAGCCAGCCGAGGACGGCGTCTATGCTTTCACCGGCGAGGTGACCTGTTCAGAGTCGGGCCGATTTGGAATCACGGCGCGCATCATCCCCAAGAATCAAAACCTTCCCCACCCGTTCAAGCCCAAGCTAATAAGCTGGTGGTAG
- a CDS encoding radical SAM protein: MTFEGFPLVIGLELTLECNLKCKHCASSAGQPRPKELKLDEILNICDDLPDLLVQEVDFTGGEPLLRTDWPIIAARLGELGISVRMVTNGVLLEKNIPPLLDSGIATVGVSLDGLESTHDLIRERPGLFKRLISGIEASLAAGIPTAVLTAVNDLNVSELPTLLAFLQRLGVRHWQVQPTFSLGRAHEGRVSLSESSFLEMARFIKRNSNGGKNDTVSLMPADGVGYYTDLDTRDRPWAGCSAGRASCGITSDGKVKGCLSLPDDMIEGDLRTRDLWSIWFDDTAFSYNRCFSPKDLGKNCSGCEFGEQCMGGCLVMSHSATQQFHNDPYCFHSIAARHRSLAI, translated from the coding sequence ATGACGTTTGAAGGTTTTCCGCTCGTTATCGGTTTGGAGTTGACGCTTGAGTGCAACCTGAAATGCAAACACTGTGCGTCGTCAGCCGGGCAACCTCGCCCTAAAGAGCTAAAACTGGATGAGATACTGAATATCTGCGACGACCTCCCGGATCTCCTTGTTCAAGAGGTTGATTTCACCGGAGGCGAGCCGTTGCTACGCACCGACTGGCCGATTATCGCCGCGCGTCTCGGCGAGTTGGGTATATCGGTCCGGATGGTCACCAATGGCGTACTCTTGGAGAAGAATATCCCGCCTCTTTTGGATTCCGGGATTGCCACCGTTGGTGTCAGCCTGGATGGTTTGGAATCCACTCACGATCTTATCCGCGAACGGCCGGGACTATTCAAACGCCTTATCTCGGGCATAGAAGCGTCACTGGCTGCAGGCATCCCGACGGCCGTACTCACGGCTGTTAATGATCTGAATGTTTCGGAACTGCCGACGCTGCTGGCCTTCCTCCAACGCCTGGGCGTTCGGCATTGGCAGGTCCAGCCCACGTTTTCGCTAGGTCGTGCTCACGAGGGAAGAGTGAGTCTATCGGAGTCCTCGTTCCTGGAAATGGCCCGGTTCATAAAACGCAACTCCAACGGGGGCAAAAATGATACTGTCAGCCTGATGCCCGCGGACGGCGTTGGTTACTATACCGATCTCGACACTCGGGATCGCCCATGGGCCGGCTGTTCTGCCGGCAGGGCGTCGTGTGGCATTACGAGCGACGGTAAGGTCAAAGGATGCCTTTCGCTTCCGGACGACATGATCGAGGGCGATCTGCGAACCCGGGACTTGTGGAGTATTTGGTTTGACGATACCGCCTTCAGTTACAATCGGTGTTTTTCGCCGAAGGACCTTGGCAAGAACTGCTCAGGCTGCGAGTTTGGCGAGCAGTGTATGGGAGGTTGCCTGGTCATGTCGCACTCAGCCACCCAGCAGTTTCACAATGATCCATACTGTTTTCACAGTATAGCCGCCCGTCACAGGTCCCTTGCCATCTGA
- the rpsU gene encoding 30S ribosomal protein S21 has translation MTGVKVRDDESFERALRRFNKFCEKAGILTDIKKHQHFEKPSEARKRKMAAAKRKSRRSKFKDDRY, from the coding sequence TTGACCGGAGTTAAAGTACGGGACGATGAGTCCTTCGAGAGAGCACTTCGCCGCTTTAACAAATTCTGCGAAAAAGCAGGGATTCTTACAGATATCAAGAAGCATCAGCATTTTGAGAAGCCGTCCGAGGCGCGCAAGCGCAAGATGGCGGCTGCCAAAAGGAAATCCAGGCGCTCTAAATTCAAAGATGATCGCTACTAA
- a CDS encoding GatB/YqeY domain-containing protein, with amino-acid sequence MSLFERIDKDTIEALKAGEKDLLTLLRGLKSDLKYARLDKGDDLTDQDVIGVLASQAKKRRDSIEQFEKGGRDDLVAKERAELEIITTYLPKQLTEGELREIITKAISETGAESPAQLGAVMKIVVPQTKGLADGKLVSKLALEILAN; translated from the coding sequence ATGTCACTCTTTGAAAGAATAGATAAAGACACGATTGAGGCCCTGAAAGCAGGGGAGAAAGACCTTCTCACCCTGCTTCGGGGCCTCAAGTCTGACCTCAAGTACGCTCGGCTTGACAAAGGTGACGACCTGACCGATCAGGACGTCATCGGTGTGCTCGCTTCCCAGGCCAAAAAACGCCGTGACTCTATCGAACAGTTTGAGAAAGGCGGACGTGACGATCTGGTTGCAAAAGAGCGGGCCGAACTTGAGATCATTACCACCTACCTGCCTAAGCAACTAACCGAAGGCGAGTTACGCGAAATAATCACCAAGGCGATCAGCGAGACCGGGGCCGAGTCACCCGCCCAACTCGGCGCTGTTATGAAGATCGTTGTGCCGCAGACCAAGGGACTGGCCGACGGTAAACTGGTCAGTAAATTGGCCCTGGAAATCCTTGCCAACTGA
- a CDS encoding CvpA family protein, with protein sequence MNWVDAVLIILLLTAVVVGSKKGLIRELMAFVIFFAAVIVSVTYIDHFAVWVYDQVGGSPVISAFLAFAVLLALCYAAFKLLGMLFYRIANLKQSGRKDQMGGALIGFLRGWVAVGFLTFMAFLLPMPDGFYLAFESSMFGPVMAKTIPLMYEGTSPLHPGNPSFMGQLERTLLVAPVEGKRSNKALDEHRIQVHRVLYQMERFFTPSLDDET encoded by the coding sequence ATGAATTGGGTTGATGCCGTTTTGATTATACTACTTTTGACCGCCGTGGTGGTTGGTTCCAAGAAGGGGCTTATTCGCGAACTGATGGCTTTTGTGATCTTTTTTGCTGCCGTAATCGTGTCGGTGACCTACATCGATCACTTTGCCGTTTGGGTCTACGATCAGGTGGGCGGGTCGCCGGTAATCTCAGCCTTTTTGGCCTTTGCAGTTCTGCTGGCTCTGTGCTACGCCGCTTTCAAACTCCTGGGAATGCTGTTCTATCGGATAGCCAACCTTAAACAGTCGGGCCGCAAGGACCAAATGGGCGGTGCGCTGATTGGCTTCTTGCGCGGCTGGGTGGCGGTTGGGTTTTTGACTTTCATGGCGTTTCTGTTGCCGATGCCGGATGGGTTCTACCTGGCCTTTGAGTCCTCTATGTTCGGACCGGTGATGGCCAAGACGATACCGCTGATGTACGAAGGGACTTCTCCCCTGCATCCGGGCAACCCCAGTTTCATGGGACAGCTGGAGAGGACTCTGTTGGTGGCGCCGGTCGAAGGTAAGCGCAGCAACAAAGCACTGGACGAACATCGCATACAGGTGCATCGTGTGCTTTACCAAATGGAGAGATTCTTCACACCCTCATTGGATGATGAGACCTGA